One region of Termitidicoccus mucosus genomic DNA includes:
- a CDS encoding TIM-barrel domain-containing protein, translating to MRKFSFLLCFSVFGLHLSVFSAALTFEESRDEIRVGNENATLVLAKNPWRLSLLAPDGAVQFAEAAAPEFKMGDTWFPVSQVTSMDQNGRLAVVLADATRGVVEISAAGAGGFRIVIRAETRTVSAVRGATMLAPVEEIYGFGEMWNGRVAQRGAAFDLWAAGGTPDECAYMPYYVSTKNYAFFLDYGGRVHFDVGRNRADRITYEAPADTLDLTLVRGGDIPSVVRGFFTGRGLPKQPPRWSLKPWFWLMADPEQPGAKIETLKGRHFIDMVKKLDALSIPVGTTWLEPPWQDARTSFNPDPGFDPDLKGTIAELRGMGVRTLAWTVPYTTKNASNWAEAVEHGYLVQKPSGDVKTADAVVTGSGELMVGRLYNYIDFFNPEARDWWKRQIVRSLDTGIAGFKLDAGQDLEPDAVLHGGRRGADVRNSYAMEYNRVFHEALSSRLGDDYLMIPRAGWMGSAAHHNFKWPGDLAGSFANNGLPSSVYSTLSLAFCGAPFLSTDIGGFEDQPAPEKVWLRWAQFGAFLPGMQTLHMPWWYSEESVRHFRFLAWLHTDMIPFWQSLGHEAAATAAPMVRPLVWTWQHDIDCWRVDDEFTVGEALLVAPMLNANPDRKVYLPAGRWHDFWNDRRVVTGPRTETWFEGWSTIDKFPLYIREGAIIPMEVANTFSGFGWPESAGYITLAIWPKLRGESSFTLRDTEGPVRITAARNDDASLVLTWDATRRNHLLRVHIDGSSVPREVRADGVLLAKTSDLDAFRKTAAECWHYDAAEQKLWIRKLNNGSATSIEVRLKP from the coding sequence ATGCGCAAATTTTCTTTCCTGCTGTGTTTCTCGGTTTTCGGTCTCCATCTTTCGGTTTTTTCCGCCGCGCTCACGTTCGAGGAATCCCGCGATGAAATCCGCGTCGGCAACGAAAATGCCACGCTCGTCCTCGCGAAAAATCCATGGCGCCTGAGCCTGCTCGCGCCCGACGGCGCCGTGCAATTCGCCGAGGCGGCCGCGCCCGAGTTCAAGATGGGTGACACTTGGTTTCCGGTTTCGCAGGTCACCTCAATGGACCAAAACGGACGCCTCGCCGTCGTCCTCGCCGACGCCACCCGGGGCGTCGTTGAAATCTCGGCGGCCGGCGCAGGCGGCTTCCGCATCGTCATCCGCGCCGAAACCCGGACCGTCTCCGCGGTCCGCGGCGCGACCATGCTCGCCCCCGTCGAGGAAATCTACGGCTTCGGCGAAATGTGGAACGGCCGCGTCGCCCAGCGCGGCGCGGCCTTCGATCTCTGGGCCGCGGGCGGCACGCCGGACGAATGCGCCTACATGCCCTATTACGTATCCACAAAAAACTACGCGTTCTTCCTCGACTACGGCGGCCGCGTCCATTTTGACGTGGGCCGGAACCGCGCCGACCGCATCACCTACGAGGCGCCCGCGGACACGCTTGACCTCACCCTCGTCCGCGGCGGCGACATTCCCTCGGTCGTGCGCGGGTTTTTCACCGGCCGCGGCCTGCCCAAACAACCGCCGCGCTGGAGCCTGAAGCCCTGGTTTTGGCTCATGGCCGACCCGGAGCAGCCCGGTGCGAAAATCGAGACCTTGAAGGGCCGCCATTTCATCGACATGGTGAAAAAACTCGACGCACTCTCCATTCCCGTCGGCACGACCTGGCTGGAGCCGCCCTGGCAGGACGCGCGCACCTCGTTCAACCCCGACCCCGGCTTCGATCCCGACCTCAAGGGCACCATCGCCGAGCTCCGCGGCATGGGCGTGCGCACACTTGCGTGGACCGTCCCCTACACCACAAAAAACGCCTCCAACTGGGCCGAGGCCGTCGAGCACGGCTACCTCGTGCAAAAACCGTCCGGCGATGTGAAAACCGCCGACGCCGTCGTAACCGGCTCCGGCGAGCTCATGGTTGGACGCCTCTACAATTACATCGATTTTTTCAACCCCGAGGCGCGCGACTGGTGGAAGCGGCAGATCGTGCGCAGTCTCGATACCGGCATCGCCGGCTTCAAACTCGATGCGGGGCAGGATCTCGAGCCCGACGCCGTTCTCCACGGCGGACGCAGGGGGGCCGACGTGCGCAATTCCTACGCGATGGAATACAACCGCGTCTTCCACGAGGCGCTTTCCTCGCGGCTAGGCGACGATTATCTCATGATCCCGCGCGCCGGGTGGATGGGCTCCGCCGCGCACCACAATTTCAAATGGCCCGGCGATCTGGCCGGCAGTTTTGCCAACAACGGCCTGCCCTCGTCGGTGTATTCCACGCTTTCGCTCGCGTTTTGCGGCGCGCCCTTTCTCTCGACCGACATAGGCGGTTTCGAGGACCAGCCCGCGCCGGAAAAAGTCTGGCTGCGCTGGGCGCAGTTCGGCGCGTTTCTTCCCGGCATGCAGACGCTGCACATGCCCTGGTGGTATTCGGAGGAATCGGTCCGGCACTTCCGCTTTCTCGCGTGGCTGCACACCGACATGATTCCGTTCTGGCAAAGCCTGGGGCACGAGGCGGCGGCCACGGCCGCGCCCATGGTCCGTCCGCTGGTGTGGACCTGGCAGCATGACATCGACTGCTGGCGCGTGGACGATGAGTTCACGGTCGGCGAGGCGCTCCTTGTCGCGCCCATGCTCAACGCCAACCCCGACCGCAAGGTCTATCTCCCCGCCGGACGCTGGCACGATTTCTGGAACGACCGGCGCGTCGTCACCGGTCCGCGCACCGAGACATGGTTTGAAGGCTGGTCCACCATCGACAAGTTCCCGCTCTACATCCGCGAGGGGGCCATCATTCCGATGGAGGTCGCCAACACTTTCAGCGGCTTCGGCTGGCCCGAGTCCGCCGGCTATATCACCCTGGCCATCTGGCCGAAACTCCGCGGCGAAAGTTCTTTCACACTCCGCGACACCGAGGGGCCCGTGCGCATCACCGCCGCGCGAAACGACGATGCCTCCCTTGTCCTCACTTGGGATGCCACCCGCCGAAACCACCTCTTGCGCGTGCACATCGACGGCTCATCTGTCCCCCGCGAGGTCCGCGCGGACGGCGTGCTGCTTGCAAAAACATCCGATCTCGATGCTTTCCGCAAAACCGCCGCCGAATGCTGGCATTACGATGCCGCGGAGCAAAAACTCTGGATCCGAAAACTCAACAACGGTTCTGCCACGAGTATCGAAGTGCGGTTGAAACCATGA
- a CDS encoding glycoside hydrolase family 88/105 protein: MHTTILPKPPLPAGLALALCCALLTACGPDGKAVPRESGQWPEGRSPREVGGRVVETFLSNPFRIHKASGMIHYVETCTWQGALRFAKQTGDPALTERLVRRFDPLFGEQAHYISKPLNVDTTVFGSVPLELYMRTGDKRFLKIGLDLADAQWTTPADQSKLDDTAREAVTRGLSWHTRFWIDDMYMITMLQTQAYRATGDNKYLDRAALEAVAYLDKLQQPNGLFHHAPDAPFFWGRGNGWFAAGMSELLRALPAGHPNRARIMAGYQKMMATLLRHQDAEGKWHQLIDDSSSWQESSCTGMFTYAFATGVKHGWLDAATYGPAARKGWLALAGWINPDGAIRDVCEGTNALNDRNHYLNRGRVTGDLHGQAPVIWCANALME; this comes from the coding sequence ATGCACACCACCATCCTCCCGAAACCTCCCCTCCCGGCAGGCCTCGCGCTTGCCTTGTGCTGCGCTCTTCTCACTGCGTGCGGACCGGACGGAAAAGCCGTCCCGCGCGAGTCCGGCCAATGGCCCGAAGGCCGGTCGCCGCGCGAGGTCGGCGGACGCGTCGTCGAGACCTTTCTCTCGAATCCCTTCCGCATCCACAAGGCGAGCGGCATGATCCACTATGTCGAGACCTGCACATGGCAGGGCGCGCTCCGCTTTGCGAAACAAACCGGAGACCCGGCGCTCACCGAACGTCTGGTGAGGCGCTTCGACCCGCTCTTCGGCGAGCAGGCGCACTATATCTCGAAACCGCTCAACGTTGACACCACCGTTTTCGGCTCCGTGCCGCTCGAGCTCTACATGCGCACCGGCGACAAACGCTTTCTCAAAATCGGCCTCGATCTCGCTGACGCGCAATGGACGACACCCGCCGACCAAAGCAAGCTCGACGACACCGCGCGCGAAGCCGTCACGCGCGGGCTGAGCTGGCACACCCGTTTCTGGATCGATGACATGTATATGATCACGATGCTGCAAACGCAGGCGTATCGCGCCACCGGGGACAACAAGTATCTCGACCGGGCCGCCCTCGAAGCCGTCGCCTACCTCGACAAACTCCAGCAGCCGAACGGCCTCTTCCACCACGCGCCCGACGCGCCCTTTTTCTGGGGGCGCGGCAACGGCTGGTTTGCCGCCGGCATGTCCGAACTGCTCCGCGCGCTCCCCGCCGGGCATCCCAATCGCGCCCGCATCATGGCCGGTTACCAAAAGATGATGGCCACGCTCCTCCGGCATCAGGATGCCGAGGGCAAGTGGCATCAGCTCATCGACGATTCGTCCTCCTGGCAGGAATCGTCCTGCACCGGGATGTTCACCTATGCGTTTGCGACCGGCGTGAAACACGGCTGGCTCGACGCCGCCACCTACGGCCCGGCCGCCCGCAAAGGCTGGCTTGCCCTCGCCGGCTGGATCAATCCCGATGGCGCCATCCGCGACGTGTGCGAGGGCACCAACGCGCTCAACGATCGCAATCACTATCTCAACCGCGGCCGTGTCACCGGCGATCTGCACGGACAGGCCCCCGTCATCTGGTGCGCCAACGCGTTGATGGAATAA
- a CDS encoding SMP-30/gluconolactonase/LRE family protein produces MKPVEPEFEFALDVHAILGEGALWDARAGALLWVDILGRRVGRLNPATWANECWTLDSPVSAVVPTESGGLLVAVNGGVARLDPVSGRLTGMTCPEGHDPKTTRFNDGKCDPSGRFVAGTVSLAGQAGMGSLYVFEHSREGSPARPRRLLSGVSISNGLAWSLDHSRMYYIDTPTRTISVFDYDLGRGGLRNRRAAVEIPERMGLPDGMTIDAEGMLWVALWGGGAVTRWDPGTGKLLCHYALPVTHVTSCAFGGPGLRTLFVTTARADLGADELARQSLAGAIFAIKTGVAGVEAFYFRDGAA; encoded by the coding sequence ATGAAACCTGTCGAGCCCGAGTTTGAATTTGCGCTGGACGTGCACGCGATCCTGGGCGAGGGCGCGCTGTGGGACGCGCGCGCGGGGGCGCTGCTCTGGGTTGACATCCTCGGGCGGCGGGTCGGGCGGTTGAATCCGGCGACGTGGGCGAATGAATGCTGGACGCTGGACTCTCCGGTGAGCGCGGTCGTGCCGACGGAAAGCGGAGGTTTGCTGGTCGCGGTCAACGGCGGAGTGGCGAGGCTGGATCCCGTGAGCGGGCGGCTGACCGGCATGACGTGCCCCGAGGGACATGACCCGAAAACCACCCGGTTCAATGACGGGAAATGCGATCCGTCCGGACGGTTTGTCGCCGGAACGGTTTCCCTCGCGGGACAGGCGGGGATGGGATCGCTTTATGTGTTTGAGCATTCCCGCGAGGGGTCGCCGGCGCGGCCGCGACGCCTGCTGTCCGGAGTATCCATTTCCAACGGGCTGGCATGGAGCCTCGATCATTCGCGCATGTATTACATCGACACGCCGACACGGACGATCAGCGTCTTCGATTATGACCTCGGGCGCGGCGGGCTCCGGAATCGCCGGGCGGCGGTCGAGATCCCGGAGCGAATGGGATTGCCCGACGGGATGACCATCGACGCGGAGGGAATGCTGTGGGTGGCGCTCTGGGGCGGAGGCGCGGTCACGCGCTGGGACCCGGGCACGGGAAAACTGCTTTGCCATTATGCGCTGCCGGTCACGCATGTGACGTCCTGCGCGTTTGGCGGCCCCGGGTTGCGCACGCTTTTTGTCACGACCGCCCGCGCCGATCTCGGAGCGGACGAGCTTGCGCGCCAGTCGCTGGCCGGCGCGATCTTCGCCATCAAGACCGGCGTGGCGGGTGTGGAGGCATTCTATTTTCGGGACGGCGCCGCGTGA
- a CDS encoding right-handed parallel beta-helix repeat-containing protein, which yields MRRVLSSLLACLAGLTVPAAYAVEDGNGLPLLEPGELRVVPSFESCSYYFRPEKGGAFRVEYRAAGETAWLAAHAPVCDQPEKIYKGSLFGLREDAAYQLRVRMENAMEPALASACFRTWSSAPPVAMTVDLSQMPDVSENGIVITGQGAPDGWIKYTAPTGFIVRRAPRANDNQPAAIVLKGARYIILENLAVEGGERHAVLVEDCDSVRILNCDLSGWGRTGVQQFDNTKARGKYMDASGQLINLDGGVQIRRSAGTVVERCYIHDPRGRANSWMFSHPAGPEAVVVDHAKGGTVLRWNDMVGSDEHRWNDVIECNSNSSPEGGFHRDSDIAGNFLAFGNDDGVELEGGGMNVRFTRNKIEGTLCGVSFGPCLVGPQFAIGNLIANPGDEAGLALMFFKNSHRLEQRGKRFIYNNTLHGFGPSAGAFGAYGGGAAVMRNNIFVCNDARQPGDWARAEDFDHDLFWVNRARSPSDKFTAAWRGYGQEKHALAADPRLADPAAGDYRPAAHSPARGRAVEVPGVVPAGTDMGAFFGGIADLPVRPLALTARPAQVNFASGGAAVVSVSLPTDAPASVAFQIRKNNVFDWFDVAPASGTVGPGETLQLTVTTDAARLTGRPLFRGAFLVRTANGLSRPVSVYAKGRFTEDARPATAPNSVYIEAGEAASGAQIDIPEDGTYALLARASLEGDWGQKREFDVSVDGAHATGSVAVTPDYQWNFNQGSERVLWLHSLGPISAGKHRVVVRPSGVEFNIAEYIITDNPSVFFVQDWVLKR from the coding sequence ATGCGCCGGGTCCTTTCCAGTCTTCTCGCCTGCCTTGCAGGATTGACCGTGCCGGCGGCATATGCCGTCGAGGACGGAAATGGGCTGCCCTTGCTGGAGCCCGGCGAGTTGCGGGTCGTGCCGTCGTTTGAAAGTTGCAGTTATTATTTCCGCCCCGAAAAGGGCGGCGCGTTTCGCGTGGAATACCGGGCCGCCGGGGAGACCGCATGGCTGGCCGCGCACGCGCCCGTTTGCGACCAGCCCGAAAAAATATACAAGGGCAGTTTGTTCGGCCTGCGGGAGGATGCCGCCTATCAGCTCCGGGTGCGCATGGAAAATGCAATGGAGCCGGCGCTCGCGTCCGCCTGTTTCCGCACGTGGTCCAGTGCGCCGCCTGTCGCAATGACCGTGGACCTTTCACAAATGCCGGATGTCTCGGAAAATGGCATCGTCATCACCGGGCAGGGCGCGCCCGATGGCTGGATCAAATATACCGCGCCAACGGGTTTTATTGTCCGCCGCGCCCCGCGCGCCAACGACAACCAGCCCGCAGCCATCGTCCTGAAAGGCGCGCGTTATATAATTCTTGAAAACCTCGCCGTCGAGGGCGGCGAGCGGCATGCCGTGCTCGTGGAGGACTGTGACTCCGTCCGCATCCTCAACTGCGACCTTTCCGGCTGGGGCCGCACCGGAGTGCAGCAGTTCGACAACACCAAGGCGCGCGGGAAATACATGGATGCCTCGGGACAGTTGATAAACCTCGACGGCGGCGTGCAGATTCGCCGGAGCGCCGGCACCGTGGTGGAGCGTTGTTACATCCATGATCCGCGCGGGCGCGCGAACTCGTGGATGTTCTCCCACCCCGCCGGCCCGGAGGCCGTGGTGGTCGATCATGCAAAGGGCGGCACCGTGCTGCGCTGGAACGACATGGTCGGCAGCGACGAGCACCGCTGGAACGACGTGATCGAGTGCAACAGCAACTCCTCCCCCGAGGGCGGCTTCCATCGCGACAGCGACATCGCGGGCAACTTCCTCGCCTTCGGCAATGATGACGGCGTCGAATTGGAGGGCGGCGGCATGAATGTCCGCTTCACCCGCAACAAAATCGAGGGCACGCTTTGCGGCGTGAGCTTCGGCCCGTGCCTCGTCGGCCCGCAGTTCGCCATCGGCAACCTCATCGCGAATCCCGGCGACGAGGCCGGTCTGGCGCTCATGTTCTTCAAAAACAGCCACCGCCTGGAACAGCGCGGAAAACGGTTTATATACAACAACACGCTCCACGGCTTCGGCCCGTCCGCCGGGGCGTTCGGCGCCTACGGCGGCGGGGCGGCGGTCATGCGCAATAATATTTTCGTCTGCAACGATGCCCGGCAGCCCGGCGATTGGGCGCGCGCCGAGGACTTCGACCACGACCTGTTTTGGGTCAACCGTGCGCGCTCTCCGTCGGATAAATTCACGGCCGCCTGGCGCGGTTATGGACAGGAGAAACATGCCCTCGCCGCCGATCCCCGGCTGGCTGATCCCGCCGCCGGCGACTACCGGCCCGCCGCGCACAGTCCCGCCCGGGGCCGTGCCGTCGAAGTGCCCGGCGTGGTGCCCGCCGGAACCGACATGGGGGCGTTTTTCGGCGGCATCGCCGACCTGCCCGTGCGTCCTCTCGCGCTGACCGCGCGTCCCGCGCAGGTGAATTTCGCCTCGGGCGGAGCCGCCGTGGTTTCGGTCAGTCTGCCGACGGACGCGCCCGCTTCCGTCGCCTTCCAGATTCGCAAGAACAATGTTTTCGACTGGTTTGACGTCGCGCCCGCCTCCGGGACGGTCGGGCCGGGCGAAACCCTCCAGCTCACCGTCACCACCGACGCGGCCAGGCTCACGGGACGCCCGCTCTTCCGGGGCGCGTTTCTCGTGCGCACGGCGAACGGCCTCTCGCGTCCCGTGTCGGTCTACGCAAAAGGCCGGTTCACCGAGGACGCCCGTCCCGCCACCGCGCCCAACAGTGTTTATATCGAGGCGGGCGAGGCGGCATCCGGCGCACAAATCGACATCCCGGAGGACGGGACCTACGCGCTGCTCGCCCGCGCAAGCCTCGAGGGCGACTGGGGCCAAAAGCGCGAATTCGACGTGAGCGTGGACGGCGCGCACGCGACCGGGTCGGTCGCGGTGACGCCGGACTACCAATGGAATTTCAACCAAGGCTCGGAGCGTGTCCTCTGGCTTCATTCGCTGGGTCCGATCTCCGCCGGGAAACACCGCGTGGTCGTCAGACCGTCCGGCGTGGAATTTAACATAGCCGAATATATTATCACCGACAATCCGTCGGTGTTCTTTGTCCAGGACTGGGTGCTCAAACGATGA
- a CDS encoding alpha-galactosidase encodes MKSARILLLFLVACLAPAAAGTLDLGNGTRLTYTTPAPVIDGEKLPAPDFDADGRALVAGLRLTRTVTACEGGFTLRLSVTNTRDTAIALRGLIPLQIHAQDHLLVAGTSIPEWTIFRMARHKNDVPGPFRPTLRNEAAQEAAADNSQGVHGEDDPGETAAGAVSYHADPGFVIIPDTGPETSALFIGFDGQTEHLSDVSVRPDKNLAALQTLTALAEFDGVAVPPGATRTTHTLYIQTGKDCDSLLRAHAQRIKEREGARIADKRNVFCTWYFYGPEITADDIRKDLGELKRRPVKFDTFLIDYNWDDRFGDWNSNLERFPDGMQAMAREIIQAGLTPGLWSCPFFLDPKSEALKRYPDLPLKNRKGERITNKTMPFMDPCFVLDPTAPSAEAFLTELCRKFTGWGYGYLKFDFLRIVTLDENAVFHDRTMNRAQAYRRGLEILRRAAGERTMIGIWGGLYEASAGLVDIMRSGSDVRGHWDPLPGDPHSTRYPVRMRQTFARAFYDDILWTSDQDALQLRRRAFADRWRSTRPHISMGNFTDEEAFSLVVYRFLGGGVVQVSEKLDELDQDRYDLYKMVIPARAPVARRFGGWTDYLPEKFASHFDAKKESGRMPLPPWSVITLCNWNGNTARALAFRPADVPDLPAAPVYVAFEFKTQTFLGVYKPDDTIVQDLPPHAARVIRLTPLGASDRHLVGTDLSMTCGMEIQSLDGATPVLDPAFRDFPATFTFIDYKNGKAIITKIKTNQH; translated from the coding sequence ATGAAAAGCGCGCGCATACTTCTCCTTTTCCTCGTCGCATGCCTCGCGCCCGCCGCCGCCGGGACGCTCGATCTCGGCAACGGCACGCGCCTCACCTATACCACGCCCGCGCCGGTGATCGACGGCGAAAAGCTCCCCGCGCCCGACTTCGATGCCGACGGACGGGCCCTCGTCGCCGGCCTGCGCCTCACGCGCACCGTCACGGCTTGCGAAGGTGGCTTCACCCTTCGCCTCTCCGTCACCAATACCCGCGACACCGCCATCGCCCTGCGCGGCCTCATCCCGTTGCAAATCCACGCCCAGGACCATCTCCTCGTGGCGGGCACGAGCATCCCCGAGTGGACGATCTTCCGCATGGCGCGCCACAAAAACGACGTTCCCGGCCCGTTCCGCCCGACGCTTCGCAACGAAGCCGCGCAGGAAGCCGCCGCGGACAACTCGCAGGGCGTCCACGGCGAGGACGATCCCGGCGAAACCGCCGCGGGGGCGGTCTCTTATCATGCCGACCCGGGATTTGTCATCATTCCCGACACGGGCCCTGAAACCTCCGCGCTGTTCATCGGCTTCGACGGTCAGACTGAACACCTGAGCGACGTCTCGGTGCGGCCCGACAAAAACCTCGCCGCCTTGCAGACGCTCACCGCGCTGGCGGAATTCGACGGCGTGGCGGTTCCGCCCGGCGCAACGCGGACGACCCACACCCTTTATATACAAACCGGCAAAGACTGCGACTCTCTGCTGCGGGCGCATGCGCAACGGATAAAAGAACGCGAGGGCGCGCGGATTGCGGACAAAAGAAATGTATTTTGCACGTGGTATTTCTATGGGCCTGAAATCACCGCGGACGATATTCGCAAGGATCTGGGCGAGTTGAAAAGGCGCCCGGTCAAGTTCGACACATTCCTCATTGATTACAACTGGGACGACCGTTTCGGCGACTGGAACAGCAACTTGGAGCGTTTCCCCGACGGCATGCAGGCCATGGCCCGTGAAATAATACAAGCCGGTCTTACTCCCGGACTCTGGAGCTGCCCTTTCTTCCTCGATCCGAAATCCGAGGCGCTCAAGCGCTACCCCGACCTCCCGCTCAAAAATCGGAAGGGCGAGCGCATCACCAACAAAACCATGCCTTTCATGGATCCCTGCTTTGTCCTCGATCCCACCGCGCCCTCGGCGGAGGCGTTCTTGACGGAGCTGTGCCGGAAATTCACCGGCTGGGGCTACGGGTATTTGAAATTCGATTTTCTGCGCATTGTCACGCTGGACGAAAACGCCGTCTTCCACGATCGCACCATGAACCGCGCCCAGGCCTACCGGCGCGGGTTGGAAATCCTCCGCCGCGCCGCGGGCGAGCGCACCATGATTGGCATCTGGGGCGGACTCTACGAAGCCAGCGCGGGACTCGTTGACATCATGCGCTCCGGCTCTGATGTCCGCGGCCACTGGGACCCGCTTCCGGGCGATCCTCATTCGACCCGCTACCCGGTGCGAATGCGCCAGACTTTTGCCCGCGCCTTCTACGACGACATTCTTTGGACCAGCGACCAGGATGCCCTCCAGCTCCGCCGTCGCGCCTTTGCCGATCGCTGGCGTTCCACCCGTCCCCATATCTCGATGGGCAATTTCACCGACGAGGAGGCGTTTTCCCTTGTTGTGTATAGATTTCTCGGCGGCGGTGTGGTGCAGGTTTCCGAAAAACTCGATGAGCTCGATCAGGATCGCTATGATTTATATAAGATGGTGATTCCCGCCCGGGCTCCGGTAGCGCGGCGTTTTGGCGGCTGGACCGATTATCTGCCGGAAAAGTTTGCCAGCCACTTTGACGCAAAAAAAGAAAGCGGCAGGATGCCGCTTCCGCCCTGGTCCGTCATCACGCTGTGCAATTGGAACGGCAACACCGCGAGGGCATTGGCTTTCAGGCCGGCGGACGTGCCCGACCTCCCGGCGGCCCCCGTTTATGTGGCGTTCGAGTTCAAGACGCAGACATTCCTCGGCGTTTACAAGCCGGACGACACGATTGTCCAAGACCTGCCACCCCATGCCGCGCGCGTCATCCGGCTCACCCCGCTCGGCGCATCAGACCGCCATCTGGTCGGGACGGACTTGAGCATGACCTGCGGCATGGAAATCCAGTCACTCGACGGCGCGACGCCGGTGCTCGACCCGGCCTTCCGCGACTTCCCGGCGACCTTCACCTTCATCGATTACAAAAACGGCAAGGCGATAATCACAAAAATAAAAACCAACCAACACTAA
- a CDS encoding fumarylacetoacetate hydrolase family protein → MKIIRFIHSDRTIRFGALSDSGAVELLSGGLPDGLVRTGQTVTPGKLLAPLAPAIILGIGLNYRHHAAETGAKIPEYPILFIKGPNTLQNPGDPIYIPVAQASDEVDYECELAVVIGRTCKNVKRADALGYVLGYTCANDVSARDWQIKRGGSQWTRGKNYDTFCPLGPCLVTTDEIPDPNALRIRTLLNGEAVQDWNTGDMIFDVPALIEFLSASTTLHPGTVIITGTPHGVGMAAKPPRWLRPGDVVTVDIEKIGQLTNPVALEQL, encoded by the coding sequence ATGAAAATCATCCGCTTCATCCACAGTGACCGCACCATCCGCTTTGGCGCGCTCTCCGATTCCGGGGCAGTCGAACTCCTTTCCGGCGGCCTCCCGGATGGCCTGGTCCGCACCGGACAGACCGTCACACCCGGCAAACTCCTCGCTCCGCTCGCGCCCGCCATCATCCTCGGCATCGGGTTGAACTACCGGCATCACGCCGCCGAGACCGGTGCGAAAATCCCCGAGTATCCCATCCTCTTCATCAAGGGACCGAACACTCTGCAAAACCCGGGGGACCCGATTTACATACCGGTCGCGCAAGCCAGCGACGAGGTGGATTACGAGTGCGAGCTCGCCGTGGTCATCGGCAGGACCTGCAAAAACGTGAAGCGCGCCGACGCCCTCGGTTACGTGCTCGGCTACACCTGCGCCAACGACGTGAGCGCGCGCGACTGGCAGATCAAGCGCGGCGGCAGCCAGTGGACGCGCGGCAAAAACTACGACACGTTCTGCCCGCTCGGTCCCTGCCTGGTGACCACCGACGAGATTCCCGATCCCAACGCCCTCCGCATTCGCACGCTCCTCAACGGCGAGGCCGTGCAGGACTGGAACACCGGCGACATGATTTTCGACGTGCCCGCGCTCATCGAATTTCTCAGCGCGAGCACCACGCTCCACCCCGGCACGGTCATCATCACCGGCACCCCGCACGGCGTCGGCATGGCCGCCAAGCCGCCCCGCTGGCTCCGGCCCGGCGATGTCGTCACCGTGGACATCGAAAAAATCGGACAACTCACCAATCCCGTCGCACTGGAACAATTATAA
- a CDS encoding autotransporter outer membrane beta-barrel domain-containing protein: MPGALAVNATSLFASRAALSSVGQRLDHLRTLATTGEDLNYTWQAWTQGYYREDEIDTDAFSPDVGASYGVAEGKTHGFQAGVDKRKVITSKTGKGPKKYVTYGAFMDYTESEADLPHQTASTLKSTGLGGYISTHAGPWHTDLVARYTWDKYKITVGSTSMDTDGYTWSGMARVAYAYDYGTWSLLPQGQLIYQQRDVASATDAFGRNYVFGPANMRLNVPASFEGRVGATLRKAVRLGNRISLAPYVSALFLWEFKGNLTVTTVNNTAIKTDFGGESYLFSAGLPVRVSDALDIYAEASLQTGGPTESHNLNLGVNYRW, from the coding sequence ATGCCCGGCGCGCTTGCCGTCAACGCCACCAGCCTCTTCGCCAGCCGCGCCGCGCTTTCCTCCGTCGGCCAGCGCCTCGATCACCTGCGCACCCTCGCCACCACCGGCGAGGACCTCAACTACACTTGGCAGGCCTGGACCCAAGGTTATTACCGCGAGGACGAGATCGACACCGATGCCTTCTCCCCCGATGTCGGCGCCTCCTACGGCGTCGCCGAAGGCAAGACCCACGGCTTTCAGGCGGGCGTGGACAAACGCAAGGTCATCACCAGCAAGACCGGCAAGGGGCCGAAGAAATACGTCACCTACGGCGCGTTCATGGATTACACCGAATCCGAGGCCGACCTGCCCCACCAGACCGCCAGCACGCTCAAGAGCACCGGACTCGGCGGCTACATTTCCACCCACGCCGGCCCCTGGCACACCGACCTCGTCGCCCGTTACACGTGGGACAAATACAAGATCACCGTAGGCAGCACCTCGATGGACACCGACGGCTACACGTGGTCGGGCATGGCCCGCGTCGCCTACGCCTATGACTACGGCACCTGGTCGCTTCTCCCCCAAGGCCAGCTCATCTACCAGCAGCGCGACGTCGCCAGCGCAACCGACGCGTTTGGCCGCAACTATGTCTTCGGTCCGGCCAACATGCGCCTGAACGTCCCCGCCTCCTTCGAAGGCCGCGTCGGCGCCACTCTCCGCAAGGCCGTCAGGCTGGGCAACCGCATCTCCCTCGCCCCCTATGTCAGCGCGCTGTTCCTGTGGGAGTTCAAGGGCAACCTCACCGTCACCACCGTCAACAACACCGCCATCAAGACCGACTTTGGCGGCGAAAGCTACCTGTTCAGCGCCGGCCTGCCCGTGCGTGTCAGCGACGCCCTCGACATCTACGCGGAGGCGTCCCTCCAGACCGGCGGCCCGACGGAAAGCCACAACCTGAACCTCGGCGTGAACTACCGCTGGTAA